In the genome of Neodiprion pinetum isolate iyNeoPine1 chromosome 2, iyNeoPine1.2, whole genome shotgun sequence, one region contains:
- the LOC124211394 gene encoding putative fatty acyl-CoA reductase CG5065 isoform X3 gives MFHRVRKLNPALMEKVVPMEGDVTLDNLGLDEQQRKTLAEEVSIVYHCAATLRLEAKLKDAVEMNTVGTSRVLELCGTMKGLKCLLHLSTAFCHVDQDELGERVYEANEDPRDVMRMIQWMDEDAINLVTPKLIEPHPNTYTYSKRLAETLVADEYATLPCAIARPSIVTPAWKEPLPGWVDSLNGPVGLIVAGSKGVLRSMHCNGNYHAEVVPVDLAINALIVISVKIGTAKEKPKKIPVYNITQSGVVPITWGEVLEKGKKIAHEYPFDGAIWYPDGDIRSSKFVHELFVFFFHLIPAYFIDFLMLLFRQKRFMVRIQRRISDGLEVLQYFTTREWIFHNTNLINLSNEMSPKDKELFPIDFYNIEIVTYMTDVVLGARQYCMKEKLDTLPRARRHLKMLYVIHITAVYAFYFGIIYYVCKNFETARFCLDFVTEGLKSVPIIGGLIERVH, from the exons aTGTTTCACCGTGTCCGAAAATTAAATCCCGCCTTGATGGAAAAAGTAGTGCCGATGGAGGGTGACGTGACACTGGATAACCTTGGGCTGGACGAACAACAACGAAAAACTCTTGCCGAGGAAGTATCGATTGTGTACCATTGCGCGGCTACTCTTCGCCTGGAAGCTAAGCTAAAAGATGCCGTCGAAATGAATACG GTGGGTACGAGTAGGGTGCTTGAACTCTGCGGGACAATGAAAGGGCTGAAGTGCTTGTTGCACCTTAGTACAGCCTTCTGCCATGTGGACCAGGATGAACTTGGCGAGAGGGTTTACGAAGCGAACGAGGACCCTCGGGACGTAATGCGTATGATACAATGGATGGATGAAGATGCCATTAACCTCGTAACACCAAA ATTAATCGAACCACATCCAAACACATACACGTACTCGAAGAGGCTTGCCGAAACACTGGTCGCCGATGAATACGCAACATTGCCTTGCGCGATCGCCAGACCATCGATTG tAACCCCAGCATGGAAAGAACCGCTACCTGGGTGGGTGGACAGCCTTAACGGACCCGTGGGACTCATCGTAGCTGGCAGCAAAGGTGTCCTACGGTCAATGCACTGCAACGGCAACTATCACGCAGAAGTTGTCCCCGTTGATTTGGCAATAAATGCCCTCATAGTCATCTCTGTAAAAATCGGTACAGCAAAAGAAAA GCCGAAGAAAATACCTGTTTACAACATCACCCAAAGTGGGGTAGTGCCAATCACTTGGGGTGAAGTCCTTGAGAAGGGAAAGAAGATTGCCCATGAGTATCCCTTTGACGGAGCTATCTGGTATCCGGACGGTGACATACGGAGCAGCAAGTTTGTACACGAactcttcgtcttcttcttccacCTGATTCCTGCCTATTTCATCGATTTTCTAATGCTGTTATTCCGACAGAAGCGTTT CATGGTCCGCATTCAAAGACGTATCTCCGACGGCCTCGAGGTTCTCCAGTATTTTACGACACGCGAATGGATATTCCACAACACCAATCTGATCAACCTTTCAAACGAGATGAGTCCAAAGGACAAGGAGTTATTCCcaattgatttttataacatCGAAATAGTTACCTACATGACCGATGTTGTCCTGGGTGCAAGGCAGTACtgtatgaaagaaaaacttgacACGCTTCCGAGGGCGCGGCGGCATCTTAAAAT GTTGTACGTGATTCATATCACCGCGGTCTACGCCTTTTACTTCGgaattatttattacgtaTGCAAGAATTTTGAGACAGCCAGATTCTGCCTTGACTTTGTCACGGAAGGCTTGAAAAGTGTCCCGATTATCGGAGGATTGATCGAGAGGGTGCATTAG